TGCGTTCTATGCATCTGTGGAGCAGGCCGTCCGGACCGGGCAGAGCCTGCAGCAACTGATGAATCAGGCGAACGAATCCCTCGCCAATGAAATGATGAAACGCAGCGTGGGGGTGGACAACTCCGACGCGCTGACATACGCCCGACTGCAGCAGCAGTTGATCGAAGACCAGGCCAAGCTGAACGACAAGCTCGCCGGAAAGCTCGGACCGAATCACCCCGAAGTCCTCGAACTGCAACAGCGAATCAAGGCGTCGAAGGAATGGATGGCGGGACGGAGTTCTCAGGCTGTTCGCGATGCGGCAATGCTCAACAAGGATCTCGGGCCGAAACTGCTCGAAGTCGCTCAACAGCGTTATCTGCACGCGGTCAATCATGAGAACGAGATCTATGCCCGGTTCACTCAGGAGAAGCAGGTTGCTTCGCAGATGAACAATCGAATCATGCTGCTGCAGCATGCCGAACGGGACCTGGCTCGTCTGCAGGTGGACTATGACATGTACCGGGAGCGAATCAACGCCCTCGATCTCAACCAGCAGGCAAGTCTGCGAACCCGCATCACCAAGCACGCCGAACCGAACTCCAATCCGGTTTCTCCGAAGCTCGTTTCGACGCTCATGATCAGCATGTTCCTGGGACTCTTCCTGGGGGCTGCGTCGGTCGTGCTGTTCGACCTACTCGATGACCGGTTCCATTCTCCGGACGATATCCGACGCGAGATCGGAGCCCCGGTGATGGCGATGATTCGCGATATGCCGCCGCTGCCACACAGCCATGGCATTGAATCGATTTACACCTACACCAAACCGAACAGTGTGGAAACCGAAGCGTTCCGGACACTGCGAACAGCGATCGAATTCGCCTGCGAACAGCATCAGCGGATCAGCATCACGAGTACCGAGCCAAGCGACGGAAAGACGACCGTGATGTCGAATACCGGCGTGGCGTTCGCTCAGGCCGGCAAGAAGACATTGCTGATCGATGGCGATATGCGTCGCCCCGGATTGACCAAGCTGTTTAATCTCAAAGGGCAGAATGGTCTCTCGACGATTCTCCGCGACACGGCTCCGATTGCAGAGTCGGCCGAGGCGAATCTGGTGCGGACCGCCCACGAGAACCTGCATGTGATTCCCGCCGGACCCCGTCCGATCAACCCTGTGGAACTCTTGACGAGCGATCGGTTCCCGGAGCTGATTGCCTGGGCCGAAGCCGAGTACGACCAGATCCTCATCGATGCTCCGCCTTCGCTGGCGGTGACCGATCCGGCAATCATCGGGCGTCTGGTCGATGGCGTCATCCTCACGGTTCGACCGGACCGCAACAAACGACGAATGATTATTCGAGCTGCCGAATCAGTAACCGTTCTGGGCGCCAATCTGATCGGGGTCGTCGTTAACCGGCTGTCGAATGCCAGTGGCGAGTACGGCTATGGTTACGGCTATGGCTACGGATACGGTTACGGACACGATGAGAACGAGTCGGATGGCGAACCGGCTCCAATGGCCGCCGAGCACATTCCGCGACCCCGGAAGCGGTTCTCGCGCGATGAGAACTCGGACCGGTTTGCGGCGTGATCATCAACAGCTGGCATGACGAAGGTGCCGTGGAAAGGAATCTGAACCGTGGCCTTTAATCCGACCTATTCCAGTCGATCGCGGCGACGGTCTTCCTCACACTCTGGGCGACGGCAGGGCAGTAGCGGACGGTCGACCGGAACCGTCGACTACGTGGAGCCTCAGTCGCCGCTGCTTAAGCTGGCAGATGTGTCGCTGTACGCGGGCCTGCTGGCGGTCGTGCTTGTCTTCGGTGGGCGAACTCCGATCGGCAGCCTCGTTCTCGTGGTGGCGACCGGCATTACGGCGCTACTGTGGTGCGGACATCGGATGCTGACGCGGTCGGCTCCCTGGATCTGGAGTGGATTCGAGCTTCTGCTGGTGTGCGCGGTCGCACTCGGCCTCTTTCAGTTGATGCCGATGTCGCCGGAGATGCTCGAAACGGCATCCCCGGCCATCTCGACGTTTCTCACTCCCGATGCGGAACTCGGAGCCGAGATCGACTCGCCGTTGACGACCTGGGATCGGATCTCGCTCGCACCGTCGGAAACGCGACTGACGCTTGCTCCGATCGCCTGCGTACTCGTGCTGTTTCTGCTCCTGATTCAACGGTTTCGGGATCGTCAGCACGGGAAAAAGGTGGTGCTGGCGGTGGGATTCGGCACGGCTGTTTTCGCTGTCTTCGGATCGGCTCAGTATCTGTTAAGCAATGGGAAGTTCTTCTGGGTTTTCGAACACCCTTACACGAACACGGCTGCGGTCGCTAAAGGATCGTTCACAAACTCGAATCACTTCGCCGGTTTTCTGGCTTTGTCGCTGGGACCGTTGCTGGCGTGGGCCATCTCGCGCAGC
The sequence above is a segment of the Rubinisphaera margarita genome. Coding sequences within it:
- a CDS encoding polysaccharide biosynthesis tyrosine autokinase, with product MLTPESQDSIQIPQTHDAHNPLQSVIRFAQSLIRRKWTVLSWLLLTTSLGITYFAMATRLYESSAELLILHTGEGNIDQTQQSQKMLQDQLPTYTKVLASDEVLKGALLRLPDEYRADFIGMTKREAINKLRGNLSVKSTRQTNLLQVSYKAESPKAAVAIVTEILNAYFAFMQDMHQNTSRETLALLSKQKDEVERQIALKQGELLRLQSESDSLLGTGDNVMSVVNERVIEMNRALAAAQRETIEARAFYASVEQAVRTGQSLQQLMNQANESLANEMMKRSVGVDNSDALTYARLQQQLIEDQAKLNDKLAGKLGPNHPEVLELQQRIKASKEWMAGRSSQAVRDAAMLNKDLGPKLLEVAQQRYLHAVNHENEIYARFTQEKQVASQMNNRIMLLQHAERDLARLQVDYDMYRERINALDLNQQASLRTRITKHAEPNSNPVSPKLVSTLMISMFLGLFLGAASVVLFDLLDDRFHSPDDIRREIGAPVMAMIRDMPPLPHSHGIESIYTYTKPNSVETEAFRTLRTAIEFACEQHQRISITSTEPSDGKTTVMSNTGVAFAQAGKKTLLIDGDMRRPGLTKLFNLKGQNGLSTILRDTAPIAESAEANLVRTAHENLHVIPAGPRPINPVELLTSDRFPELIAWAEAEYDQILIDAPPSLAVTDPAIIGRLVDGVILTVRPDRNKRRMIIRAAESVTVLGANLIGVVVNRLSNASGEYGYGYGYGYGYGYGHDENESDGEPAPMAAEHIPRPRKRFSRDENSDRFAA